One genomic window of Cololabis saira isolate AMF1-May2022 chromosome 3, fColSai1.1, whole genome shotgun sequence includes the following:
- the LOC133440393 gene encoding protein NLRC3-like encodes MDQCQDGEEGVPPSKTSLCGEHESRSKAQRNQPGPGPVPSCVSLKSDHSKGMIIIFKGDQQSSSERVDQQSSEPPSGPSVQQHQTQLDSIFLLLEDNIVMYVKNELKKIQRVLSPDYPECLEHLLEGEDEEQTRSSRDAFVKITVNFLRRMKQEELAERLQRSTFAAVSKKRLRSKLKKKSQCVFEGIVKAGNPTLLKQIYTELYITEGGTGEVNNEHEVRQIEAASRKPHRAETTIRQKDIFKLPPGRDEPIRTVMTKGVAGIGKTVLTQKFTLDWAEGKASQDIQFLLPLTFRELNVLKDRKFSLVELVHHFFTETREICSFEEFQVVFIFDGLDESRLPLDFHNNEVVTDVTESTSVDVLLTNLIRGNLLPSARLWITTRPAAANQIPPACVSMVTEVRGFTDPQKEEYFRKRFREEEQTSRIISHIKTSRSVHIMCHIPVFCWITATVLEKVLETRDGGMLPKTLTEMYIHFLVVQAKLKRVKYDGGAETDPHWSPESRKMVESLGKLAFEQLQKGNLIFYEPDLRECGIDVREASVYSGVFTQIFREESSLYQDQVFCFIHLSVQEFLAALHVHQTFIKSGVNLLEKQKNTSWWFKTRAETDVHQKAVDKALQSPNGHLDLFLRFLLGLSLETNQTLLRGLLESEQRSSKNNQHTVEYIKKKISEDLSAEKSINLFHCLNELNAGSLVEEVQRSLRSGRLSTDKLSPAQWSALVFILLSSEDLEVFDLKKYSASEEVLRRLLPVVKASKKVL; translated from the exons atggaTCAGTGTCAGGACGGAGAGGAGGGAGtccctccctctaaaacctctctgtgtggggaacatgagagtcggagcaaagctcagag gaatcaacctggacctggacctgtacccagctgtgtgtccttgaagagcgaccaCTCAAAAGGGATGATAATTAtctttaaaggagaccaacagtcttcttcagagag agtggaccagcagagctcagagcctcccagcggtccgtctgtccagcagcatcagacacagctggactccatatttctg ctaCTGGAGGACAACATTGTCATGTATGTGAAgaacgagctgaagaagatccagagagttctgagtccagattacccagaatgccTAGAGCATCTGTTGGagggtgaggatgaagagcagacgaggagcagcagagatgcgtttgtgaagatcacagtgaacttcctgaggagaatgaagcaggaggagctggctgagcgtctgcagagaa GTACTTTTGCTGCAGTTTCTAAAAAGCGTCTTAGGtctaagctgaagaagaagtcccagtgtgtgtttgaggggattgttaaagcaggaaacccaacccttctgaagcagatctacacagagctctacatcacagagggagggactggagaggtcaacaatgaacatgaagtcagacagattgaagcagcttccaggaaaccacacagagcagaaacaaccatcagacAGAAAGACATATTTAAactcccacctggaagagatgaaccaatcagaacagtgatgacgaagggagtggctggtatcgggaaaacagtcctgacacagaagttcactctggactgggctgaaggcaaagccagccaggacatccagttcctgcttccattgaccttcagagagctgaatgtgctgaaagacagaaagttcagcttggtggaacttgttcatcacttcttcacagaaaccagagaaatctgcagctttgaagagttccaggtcgtgttcatctttgacggtctggatgagagtcgacttcctctggacttccacaacaatgaggttgtgactgatgttacagagtccacctcagtggatgtgctgctgacaaacctaatcagggggaacctgcttccttctgctcgtctctggatcaccacacgacccgcagcagccaatcagatccctcctgcgtgtgtctccatggtgacggaggtcagagggttcactgacccacagaaggaggaatacttcaggaagaggttcagagaagaggagcagaccagcaggatcatctcccacatcaagacatcacgaagcgtccacatcatgtgccacatcccagtcttctgctggatcactgctacggtcctggagaaagttctggaaaccagagatggagggatgctgcccaagaccctgactgagatgtacatccacttcctggtggtccaggccaagcTGAAGAGGGTCAAGTAtgatggaggagctgagacggatccacactggagtccagagagcaggaagatggtggagtctctgggaaaactggcttttgaacagctgcagaaaggaaacctgatcttctatgaaccagacctgagagagtgtggcatcgatgtcagagaggcttcagtgtactcaggagtgttcacccagatatttagagaggagagcagcctgtaccaggaccaggtcttctgcttcatccatctgagtgttcaggagtttctggctgctcttcatgtccatcagaccttcatcaagtctggagtcaacctgctggagaaACAAAAGAACACCTCGTGGTGGTTTAAAACAAGAGCAGAGACTGACGTCCATCAGAAggctgtggacaaggccttgcagagtccaaacggacacctggacttgttcctccgcttcctcctgggtctttcactggagaccaatcagactctcctacgaggtctgttgGAATCAGAACAAAGAAGTTCAAAGAACAATCAGCACACAGTtgaatacatcaagaagaagatcagtgaggatctgtctgcagagaaaagcatcaacctgttccactgtctgaatgaactgaacgctggttctctggtggaggaggtccaacggTCACTGAGGTCAggacgtctctccacagataaactgtctcctgctcagtggtcggctctggtcttcatcttactgtcatcagaagatctggaggtgtttgacctgaagaaatactcagcttcagaggaggttctacggaggctgctgccggtggtcaaagcctccaagaaagtttTGTAA